The proteins below are encoded in one region of Micromonospora yangpuensis:
- the eccCa gene encoding type VII secretion protein EccCa yields the protein MSTVVIKRPPRRPAPEIPVGELPVEAPPEIPAVTGGRWQQMLMVLPMLGGTVAMAMMFGRGGGAYSYVVGGMFGLSSVAMLATSWGAASGTPKKSEMMAARREYLRHLATLRRRVRQTAGAQRSGLYYRHPDPGRLWSTVDSHRVWERRPTDPDFAVVRVAVGPQTLATPLIPPVTRPLEELEPMTAGALRRFLDAYSVVPDLPVALSLRSFARVFVRDAPAGGSSGRGETAVGGPDRRAAGTTDAQALTRAMLIQLAVFHAPDELLIAVCAGPERRAGWEWIKWLPHAHHPDRLDALGPVRLVTSSVAELERLLGDVLSARSRFSPTGPVTDGPHVVVVLDGADLTGATDLTGDGGIDAVTVLDLDTPPPRLLDRFALLLELRGGRLHSVSADGHAEVGTADRLEPVDAEAIARRLAPLRLAGAVRGPDAPSGAELGLPELLGIGDPESFTTEQGWAPRPARDRLRVPIGVGADGGAIELDLKESAQDGMGPHGLLIGATGSGKSELLRTLVLGLAATHSSEQLNVVLVDFKGGATFASFDRLPHTAAVITNLADALPLVDRMVDAINGELVRRQELLRRAGNFASLRDYERARAAGTPLAPLPSLLLVCDEFSELLSAKPDFIDLFVQIGRLGRSLGVHLLLASQRLEEGRLRGLDTHLSYRIGLRTFSALESRTVLGVPDAHELPRSPGHGYLRFGTEPLIRFKAAYVSGTLRRRSPTAGAGGTAAPRLLAFSTHHVPVPEPADPVPTGVVDEAGTESLLDVLVDRLAGQGPPAHQVWLPPLGSPPALDELLGPAGADPARGLTFGNPELHGALQVPVAIVDKPYEQRRDLLWLALDGAAGHVAVVGAPQSGKSNLLRTLVCALALTHTPAEAQLYCLDFGGGGLAAVRGLPHVGGVTGRTDPTAVRRTVGELVTVLTDRERIFAELGVESMAAYRRRRSATAAAGQPVTDPFGDVFLVVDGWSTLRGEYDDLEPLITDLATRGLSYGVHVVATAVRWIDFRPAIRDLFASRIELRLNDPSDSMVARRAAANVPESTPGRGITAESLHFLTALPRLAGAGGETAEVVEAVAAAWAGPSAPPVRLLPPVLPYAELPVTSARGLQVPVGIAEADLRPVLLDFAAEPHFVVFGDAECGKSSFLRALATSITRRFTPEQARVILVDYRRSLLGVIDELPHLIGYGTAAPHTTDLMESSAGYLQDRIPGSEVTPAQLRQRSWWSGPELFVLVDDYDLVAGGPTNPLRALVEFLPQARDVGLHLVLARRSGGAARAQFEPIVQRLRELSTAGLVMSGSPDEGALVGSVRPGPLPPGRGRLVTRREGVRLVQLAHLPPP from the coding sequence GTGTCCACTGTCGTCATCAAGCGACCGCCCCGGCGGCCGGCGCCCGAGATCCCGGTCGGTGAGCTGCCGGTCGAGGCGCCTCCGGAGATCCCGGCGGTCACCGGCGGGCGCTGGCAGCAGATGTTGATGGTGCTGCCGATGTTGGGTGGCACGGTCGCGATGGCGATGATGTTCGGCCGGGGCGGGGGCGCGTACTCGTACGTGGTCGGCGGCATGTTCGGGCTCTCCTCGGTGGCCATGCTGGCCACCTCGTGGGGTGCCGCCTCGGGCACGCCGAAGAAGTCCGAGATGATGGCCGCCCGCCGCGAGTACCTGCGCCACCTGGCCACGCTGCGCCGACGGGTCCGGCAGACCGCCGGCGCCCAACGGTCCGGGCTCTACTACCGGCATCCCGACCCGGGGCGACTCTGGTCCACGGTGGACAGTCACCGGGTCTGGGAACGCCGGCCGACCGACCCCGACTTCGCCGTGGTCCGGGTGGCGGTGGGTCCGCAGACGCTGGCCACGCCACTGATCCCACCGGTCACCCGCCCGCTTGAGGAGCTGGAGCCGATGACCGCCGGGGCGCTGCGGCGGTTCCTCGACGCGTACTCGGTGGTGCCCGACCTGCCGGTGGCGCTCTCGCTACGCAGCTTCGCCCGGGTCTTCGTCCGGGACGCACCGGCCGGGGGCTCGTCCGGGCGGGGCGAGACGGCCGTCGGCGGGCCGGACCGCCGGGCGGCGGGGACCACCGACGCCCAGGCACTGACCCGGGCCATGCTGATCCAGCTCGCCGTCTTCCATGCCCCGGACGAGCTGCTCATCGCGGTCTGCGCCGGGCCGGAGCGGCGGGCCGGCTGGGAGTGGATCAAGTGGCTGCCGCACGCGCACCATCCGGACCGCCTCGACGCGCTCGGTCCGGTACGGCTGGTCACCAGCTCCGTCGCCGAGCTGGAACGGCTGCTCGGCGACGTACTGTCCGCCCGGTCCCGGTTCAGCCCGACCGGACCGGTCACCGACGGGCCGCACGTGGTGGTGGTGCTCGACGGAGCCGACCTGACCGGGGCCACCGACCTGACCGGTGACGGCGGCATCGACGCGGTCACCGTGCTCGACCTGGACACCCCGCCACCGCGCCTGCTGGACCGGTTCGCGCTGCTGCTGGAGCTGCGCGGCGGCCGGTTGCACTCGGTCTCCGCCGACGGCCACGCCGAGGTCGGCACCGCCGACCGGCTCGAACCGGTCGACGCCGAGGCGATCGCCCGGCGCCTGGCCCCGCTCCGGCTGGCCGGCGCGGTGCGCGGACCGGACGCCCCGTCCGGCGCCGAGCTGGGCCTGCCCGAACTGCTCGGCATCGGCGACCCGGAGAGCTTCACCACCGAGCAGGGCTGGGCGCCCCGGCCGGCCCGGGACCGGCTGCGGGTGCCGATCGGGGTGGGTGCCGACGGGGGCGCGATCGAGCTCGACCTGAAGGAGTCCGCGCAGGACGGCATGGGGCCGCACGGGCTGCTCATCGGGGCGACCGGTTCCGGCAAGTCCGAACTGCTGCGCACCCTGGTGCTCGGGTTGGCCGCCACGCACAGCTCGGAGCAGCTCAACGTGGTGCTTGTCGACTTCAAGGGCGGGGCCACCTTCGCCTCGTTCGACCGCCTGCCGCACACCGCCGCGGTGATCACCAACCTGGCCGACGCGTTACCCCTGGTCGACCGGATGGTCGACGCGATCAACGGCGAGTTGGTACGCCGGCAGGAGCTGCTGCGTCGGGCCGGGAACTTCGCCAGCCTGCGGGACTACGAACGGGCCCGGGCCGCCGGCACCCCGCTGGCCCCGCTGCCGTCGCTGCTGCTGGTCTGCGACGAGTTCTCCGAGCTGCTGTCGGCCAAGCCGGACTTCATCGACCTCTTCGTGCAGATCGGCCGGCTGGGACGGTCGCTGGGGGTGCACCTGCTCCTGGCCAGCCAGCGCCTGGAGGAGGGCCGGCTACGGGGCCTGGACACCCACCTGTCGTACCGGATCGGGTTGCGGACCTTCTCGGCGTTGGAGTCCCGCACGGTGCTCGGCGTGCCCGACGCGCACGAGCTGCCCCGCTCCCCCGGGCACGGCTACCTGCGGTTCGGCACCGAGCCACTGATCCGGTTCAAGGCCGCGTACGTCTCCGGCACCCTGCGCCGCCGGAGCCCGACAGCGGGTGCCGGTGGGACCGCGGCCCCCCGCCTGCTCGCCTTCTCCACCCATCACGTGCCGGTGCCCGAGCCGGCCGATCCGGTGCCCACCGGCGTCGTCGACGAGGCCGGTACGGAGAGTCTGCTCGACGTGCTGGTCGACCGGCTGGCCGGGCAGGGCCCGCCGGCACACCAGGTGTGGCTGCCACCGCTGGGCAGTCCACCCGCCCTCGACGAGCTGCTCGGCCCGGCCGGCGCCGACCCGGCCCGGGGCCTCACCTTCGGCAACCCCGAGCTGCACGGCGCCCTCCAGGTGCCGGTGGCAATCGTCGACAAGCCGTACGAGCAGCGCCGGGATCTGCTCTGGCTGGCGCTGGACGGCGCGGCCGGGCACGTGGCGGTGGTGGGTGCGCCGCAGAGCGGCAAGTCCAACCTGCTGCGTACCCTGGTCTGCGCGCTGGCGTTGACCCACACCCCGGCCGAGGCCCAGCTCTACTGTCTGGACTTCGGCGGCGGCGGGCTGGCGGCGGTGCGCGGCCTGCCGCACGTCGGCGGGGTCACCGGCCGCACCGACCCGACTGCGGTCCGGCGTACCGTCGGCGAGCTGGTCACCGTGCTGACCGACCGGGAGCGGATCTTCGCCGAGCTGGGCGTCGAGTCGATGGCCGCCTACCGACGGCGGCGCTCGGCGACGGCCGCCGCCGGGCAGCCGGTGACCGATCCGTTCGGCGACGTGTTCCTGGTGGTCGACGGCTGGAGCACGCTGCGCGGCGAGTACGACGACCTGGAGCCGCTGATCACCGACCTGGCCACCCGGGGCCTGTCGTACGGGGTGCACGTGGTGGCCACCGCCGTACGCTGGATCGACTTCCGGCCCGCCATCCGGGACCTGTTCGCCTCCCGGATCGAGCTGCGGCTCAACGATCCGTCGGACTCCATGGTGGCCCGCCGGGCGGCGGCGAACGTGCCGGAGAGTACGCCGGGGCGGGGCATCACCGCCGAGAGCCTGCACTTCCTGACCGCACTGCCCCGGCTGGCCGGTGCCGGTGGGGAGACCGCCGAGGTGGTCGAGGCGGTTGCCGCCGCCTGGGCGGGACCCTCCGCGCCACCGGTCCGGCTGCTGCCGCCGGTGCTTCCCTACGCCGAGCTGCCGGTGACCTCCGCGCGCGGTCTGCAGGTGCCGGTCGGGATCGCCGAGGCGGACCTGCGGCCGGTGCTGCTGGACTTCGCCGCCGAGCCGCACTTCGTGGTCTTCGGTGACGCCGAGTGCGGCAAGTCCTCGTTCCTGCGGGCGCTGGCCACCTCGATCACCCGGCGCTTCACCCCGGAACAGGCCCGGGTGATCCTGGTGGACTACCGGCGCAGCCTGCTCGGGGTGATCGACGAACTGCCACACCTGATCGGGTACGGCACGGCCGCGCCACACACCACCGACCTGATGGAGTCCTCCGCCGGCTACCTGCAGGACCGCATCCCCGGATCGGAGGTCACCCCGGCGCAGCTGCGCCAGCGGTCCTGGTGGTCCGGGCCGGAGTTGTTCGTGCTGGTGGACGACTACGACCTGGTGGCCGGCGGGCCGACGAACCCGCTCCGCGCCCTGGTGGAGTTCCTGCCCCAGGCGCGGGACGTCGGGCTGCACCTGGTGTTGGCCCGCCGCTCCGGCGGGGCCGCCCGGGCCCAGTTCGAACCGATCGTGCAACGACTCCGGGAGCTCTCCACCGCCGGGCTGGTGATGAGCGGCAGCCCGGACGAGGGGGCGTTGGTCGGCTCGGTGCGTCCCGGGCCGTTGCCGCCCGGACGCGGCCGGCTGGTCACCCGCCGGGAGGGCGTACGGCTGGTGCAGTTGGCGCACCTGCCCCCACCCTGA
- the mycP gene encoding type VII secretion-associated serine protease mycosin → MAENVTGTRHGRSAASRRATVTSVLTPGRPDRVAVAGRTAGRLLLGVAVAVVGVTGAAPAAGAAPLHRPATTIAVPTALAPPTTLPPASTLAAPTTLPVAFAPVDTPRRVDHVRDEQWQLDALGAKTAWRTSTGRGVTVAVVDSGVDGGHPDLAGQVLPGLDLVSPGGGGSPDPVGHGTTVAGLIAGRHDDRQGAVGLAPEAKILPVRVLDADNRYDDALIVAKGVRWAVDNGARVINLSLGGSGDSAALAAAVDYAFARDVVVVACSGNVATSTSSKVWYPAREPGVIAVAGLERDTEQLWSGSITGPATVLTAPASGLVGARPGGYWRVQGTSFAAPLVSASAALIRAKYPQMSAGDVVNRLISTARDIGPPGRDDRFGYGLVDPVAALTTDVPSVPRNPLDDQVSPGVAGFGPAPGSSQADDTDGAGTDLGFTAPRQQTRWTAQPAGGQDDSTSGRLWAGLAVGTALVAGSTLMFRRLRRWTR, encoded by the coding sequence ATGGCTGAGAATGTGACTGGGACTCGGCACGGCCGTTCGGCAGCGTCCCGACGCGCCACGGTCACCAGCGTCCTGACCCCGGGTCGGCCGGACCGCGTCGCCGTGGCCGGCCGGACGGCCGGCCGGTTGCTGCTCGGCGTCGCGGTGGCTGTCGTCGGTGTCACCGGCGCGGCCCCGGCGGCCGGGGCCGCGCCCCTCCACCGACCCGCGACCACCATCGCCGTACCGACCGCGCTCGCTCCGCCGACCACCCTGCCCCCGGCCTCGACCCTCGCTGCGCCGACCACGCTGCCGGTGGCGTTCGCCCCGGTGGACACGCCGCGCCGGGTCGACCACGTCCGCGACGAGCAGTGGCAACTAGACGCGCTGGGGGCGAAGACCGCCTGGCGTACGTCGACCGGCCGGGGCGTCACCGTGGCGGTGGTCGACTCCGGGGTGGACGGTGGTCACCCCGACCTGGCCGGTCAGGTGCTGCCCGGTCTCGACCTGGTCAGCCCCGGCGGGGGCGGTAGCCCCGACCCGGTCGGTCACGGCACGACGGTGGCCGGCCTGATCGCCGGACGGCACGACGACCGGCAGGGGGCGGTAGGCCTGGCCCCGGAGGCGAAGATCCTGCCGGTCCGGGTCCTCGACGCGGACAACCGGTACGACGACGCGTTGATCGTCGCCAAGGGAGTGCGGTGGGCCGTCGACAACGGCGCCCGGGTGATCAACCTCTCCCTCGGTGGCAGCGGCGACAGCGCCGCCCTGGCCGCTGCGGTCGACTACGCGTTCGCCCGGGACGTGGTGGTCGTCGCCTGCTCAGGCAACGTCGCCACCTCGACCAGCAGCAAGGTCTGGTACCCGGCGCGGGAGCCCGGCGTGATCGCGGTCGCCGGCCTGGAGCGCGACACCGAGCAGCTCTGGTCCGGGTCGATCACCGGCCCGGCCACCGTGCTCACCGCGCCGGCGAGTGGGCTCGTCGGTGCGCGTCCGGGTGGCTACTGGCGGGTGCAGGGCACCAGCTTCGCCGCGCCGCTGGTCTCCGCCTCGGCCGCGCTGATCCGGGCGAAGTACCCGCAGATGTCGGCCGGCGACGTGGTCAACCGCCTGATCAGCACCGCCCGGGACATCGGCCCACCCGGGCGGGACGACCGGTTCGGCTACGGTCTGGTCGATCCGGTCGCCGCGCTGACCACCGACGTACCGTCGGTGCCGCGCAACCCCCTGGACGACCAGGTCTCGCCGGGGGTGGCCGGCTTCGGCCCGGCACCGGGCAGCAGCCAGGCCGACGACACCGACGGCGCCGGCACCGATCTCGGCTTCACCGCACCCCGGCAGCAGACCCGCTGGACCGCTCAGCCCGCCGGGGGCCAGGACGACTCGACCTCGGGGCGGCTCTGGGCCGGGCTGGCCGTCGGCACCGCCCTGGTCGCCGGTAGCACACTGATGTTCCGTCGGCTCCGCCGGTGGACCCGCTGA
- a CDS encoding phosphatase PAP2 family protein: MSRTPVPPVEPSWRVRRLDPDHPRGLSLTLAGTAAALVAVPFTGLALLVLTGWTPLRELDRRVTDGLHAHALDHPGWTRLATLWTDVFAPNPLRVGALLVALWLLRRGNRRLAGWVAATMVFGGLLGPLLKLLVSRDRPDLSDPVSFASGYAFPSGHALNAALFAGVLLVVFLPDTRGRPGRRAALWLAASALAGLTGFSRIVLGVHWTSDVLAGWLLGAAVVTATVAAFAPWRHRGTGPAA, encoded by the coding sequence ATGAGCCGCACCCCCGTGCCCCCGGTCGAGCCCTCCTGGCGGGTACGCCGACTCGACCCGGACCATCCGCGTGGTCTGTCGCTCACCCTGGCCGGCACCGCCGCCGCTCTGGTGGCGGTGCCCTTCACGGGTCTGGCACTGCTGGTCCTGACGGGCTGGACCCCGCTGCGTGAGCTGGACCGTCGGGTCACCGACGGGCTGCACGCCCACGCCCTCGACCACCCCGGGTGGACCCGGCTGGCGACGCTCTGGACCGACGTCTTCGCACCCAACCCGCTGCGGGTGGGCGCCCTGCTGGTGGCCCTCTGGCTGCTGCGCCGGGGCAACCGGCGGCTGGCCGGCTGGGTGGCCGCCACCATGGTCTTCGGCGGCCTGCTCGGTCCGCTGCTGAAGCTCCTGGTCAGCCGGGACCGCCCCGACCTGTCCGACCCGGTCTCCTTCGCCAGCGGCTACGCCTTCCCGTCGGGCCACGCCCTGAACGCGGCGCTCTTCGCCGGGGTGCTCCTGGTGGTCTTCCTGCCGGACACCCGGGGCCGGCCGGGGCGACGGGCCGCACTCTGGCTGGCCGCCAGCGCCCTCGCCGGGTTGACCGGGTTCAGCCGGATCGTCCTCGGCGTGCACTGGACCAGTGACGTGCTGGCCGGCTGGCTGCTCGGCGCGGCGGTGGTCACCGCCACCGTCGCGGCCTTCGCTCCCTGGCGGCACCGAGGCACCGGTCCGGCGGCCTGA
- a CDS encoding MarP family serine protease: MSAVDLVLLMLMLVFAISGYRQGFVIGVLSFSGFFVGALIGLQLGPMLANQVIDSGMRVLISLVAVFGLAVVGQALAGWLGSHLRRTITSDVGRRADDVGGAFVSLLAVLLVAWLVAVPLGSSSLPWLASSVRNSAVLAVVDQVMPDQAQQLSTALRDTVDTNGFPDVFGDLAPTRARQVSPPDPALAGSPVVTNGQRSVVKVLGSAPSCSRRIEGSGFVYADDRVMTNAHVVAGTRTVAVELNGQRYDGDVVVYDPGRDLAVLRVPNLPGPSMRFAAGNVASGADAIVLGFPLDGPYNAQSARIRDVGRIKGPDIYSATEVEREIYTIRALVRSGNSGGPLVSSNGLVLGVIFAAVADDPNTGFAVTAAEARPVALAGAERTRAVGTGECT; encoded by the coding sequence GTGTCCGCCGTGGATCTCGTACTGCTCATGCTCATGCTCGTGTTCGCGATCAGCGGATACCGCCAGGGTTTCGTCATCGGAGTGCTGTCCTTCTCCGGCTTCTTCGTGGGTGCCCTGATCGGGCTGCAGCTCGGCCCGATGCTTGCCAACCAGGTGATCGACAGCGGCATGCGGGTGTTGATCTCACTGGTGGCGGTCTTCGGCCTGGCCGTGGTCGGTCAGGCGCTGGCTGGCTGGCTCGGCTCCCATCTCCGCAGGACGATCACCAGTGACGTCGGCCGGCGCGCCGACGACGTGGGCGGGGCGTTCGTCTCGCTGCTCGCCGTACTCCTGGTCGCCTGGCTGGTCGCGGTGCCGCTGGGATCCTCGTCGCTGCCGTGGTTGGCCTCCTCGGTACGCAACAGCGCGGTGCTGGCCGTGGTGGACCAGGTCATGCCGGACCAGGCGCAGCAACTCTCCACGGCACTGCGGGACACCGTCGACACCAACGGGTTCCCGGACGTCTTCGGCGACCTGGCCCCCACCCGGGCGCGCCAGGTGTCGCCACCCGACCCGGCGCTGGCCGGCTCGCCGGTGGTGACCAACGGGCAACGGTCGGTGGTGAAGGTGCTCGGTTCCGCGCCGAGCTGCTCGCGCCGGATCGAGGGCTCCGGTTTCGTGTACGCCGACGACCGGGTGATGACCAACGCGCACGTGGTCGCCGGCACCCGGACCGTCGCCGTCGAGCTGAACGGCCAGCGGTACGACGGCGACGTGGTGGTCTACGACCCGGGCCGGGACCTCGCCGTGCTGCGGGTGCCCAACCTGCCCGGCCCGTCCATGCGGTTCGCCGCGGGCAACGTCGCCAGCGGGGCGGACGCCATCGTGCTGGGCTTCCCGCTCGACGGGCCGTACAACGCCCAGTCGGCCCGGATCCGGGACGTCGGCCGGATCAAGGGGCCGGACATCTACTCCGCCACCGAGGTCGAAAGGGAGATCTACACGATCCGGGCCCTGGTCCGCAGCGGCAACTCCGGTGGCCCGCTGGTCTCCTCCAACGGGCTGGTGCTCGGGGTGATCTTCGCGGCGGTCGCCGACGACCCGAACACCGGCTTCGCGGTGACGGCCGCCGAGGCCCGGCCGGTGGCGCTGGCCGGTGCGGAGCGGACCCGGGCGGTCGGCACCGGTGAGTGCACCTGA
- a CDS encoding NUDIX hydrolase, whose translation MSRRPPTWIEPLLGRLGSARPQDFTRLTTPVTGGRESAVLVLLGEDAATGPDVLILQRAANLRNHAGQPAFPGGAADPGDPGPAATALREANEEVDLDPDSVTVLAELPRLWIPVSEFVVTPVLGWWHAPHPVHARQPAEVAHVARLPVAELVDPANRLQVRHPSGWIGPAFAARGMLVWGFTAGVLAALLEMGGWSRPWSADRVVDLPPTGAAPAPSAGIDETTASPT comes from the coding sequence GTGAGCCGTCGACCACCTACCTGGATCGAGCCGCTGCTGGGCCGGCTCGGCAGTGCCCGGCCGCAGGACTTCACCCGGTTGACCACCCCGGTCACCGGTGGCCGGGAGAGCGCCGTACTGGTGCTGCTCGGCGAGGATGCGGCCACCGGCCCGGACGTGCTGATCCTGCAGCGCGCGGCGAACCTGCGCAACCACGCCGGACAGCCGGCCTTCCCCGGTGGCGCGGCCGATCCCGGTGACCCGGGGCCGGCCGCGACCGCGCTACGGGAGGCCAACGAGGAGGTCGACCTCGACCCGGACAGCGTCACCGTCCTGGCCGAGCTGCCCCGGCTCTGGATTCCGGTGAGTGAGTTCGTGGTGACGCCGGTGCTCGGCTGGTGGCACGCGCCGCATCCGGTGCACGCCCGGCAGCCGGCCGAGGTGGCGCACGTGGCCCGGCTGCCCGTCGCCGAGCTGGTCGACCCGGCGAACCGGCTCCAGGTCCGCCACCCCAGCGGCTGGATCGGACCGGCCTTCGCCGCCCGGGGAATGCTGGTCTGGGGCTTCACCGCCGGGGTGCTTGCCGCACTGTTGGAGATGGGCGGCTGGTCCCGGCCGTGGTCCGCCGACCGGGTGGTGGACCTGCCGCCCACCGGCGCCGCCCCGGCGCCCTCGGCGGGCATCGACGAGACCACCGCGTCGCCGACCTGA
- a CDS encoding TlpA disulfide reductase family protein: MQRRLAALVVPVMLVITGCTTAPEPAPDAADSRPTRPSPFADCAGLTTPPPSADPARSTPAGPASPAGPASSAAPGGTPAGSDGAGSPAGSDNAGSPAASGATGGAGEVVGQRLPELALTCFTGGANVTLADVRGPAVINVWASWCPPCREELPAFQRLSQRADGRFQVIGINSRDRRAGAQSIGEDFGVRFPMLFDQGDSVQNALRRNAIPMTLFVGADGRIRHLDVTGALDDARLAELVRDHLGVTVPA; this comes from the coding sequence GTGCAGCGACGACTCGCCGCCCTGGTCGTACCGGTGATGCTGGTCATAACGGGCTGCACGACCGCACCGGAGCCGGCTCCGGACGCCGCCGACAGCCGGCCCACCCGGCCCTCGCCGTTCGCCGACTGCGCCGGCCTGACCACCCCGCCGCCGTCGGCCGACCCGGCCCGTTCCACCCCCGCCGGCCCGGCCTCGCCCGCCGGTCCGGCCTCGTCCGCAGCTCCCGGTGGTACGCCGGCTGGTTCCGACGGTGCCGGCTCGCCGGCTGGTTCCGACAATGCCGGCTCGCCGGCGGCGTCCGGCGCGACCGGCGGGGCGGGTGAGGTCGTCGGGCAGCGGCTGCCGGAGTTGGCGCTGACCTGCTTCACCGGCGGGGCGAACGTCACACTCGCCGACGTACGCGGTCCCGCGGTGATCAACGTCTGGGCCTCCTGGTGCCCGCCCTGCCGGGAGGAGCTGCCCGCCTTCCAGCGGCTCAGCCAGCGGGCCGACGGTCGGTTCCAGGTGATCGGGATCAACAGCCGGGACCGCCGGGCCGGCGCGCAGTCCATCGGCGAGGACTTCGGCGTCCGGTTCCCGATGCTGTTCGACCAGGGGGACAGCGTGCAGAACGCGCTGCGGCGCAACGCGATCCCGATGACCCTGTTCGTCGGCGCCGACGGCCGGATCCGGCACCTCGACGTGACCGGGGCCCTCGACGACGCCCGCCTGGCCGAGCTGGTCCGGGACCATCTGGGCGTGACGGTGCCGGCGTGA
- the nth gene encoding endonuclease III: MTRSANETELGRKRRARRIGRVLTETHPDAHCELDHSNPLELAVATILSAQCTDKKVNEVTPKLFARYPSAVDYAGADRTELEELIRPTGFYRNKTDSLIKLGRALVERYDGQVPGRLTELVTLPGIGRKTANVILGNAFDVPGITVDTHFQRLVGRWGLTTETDPVKIEHAVGALYERRDWTMLSHRIIFHGRRVCHARKPACGACTLTKLCPAYGTGPTDPALAVKLLKGPRARDLAVAAGVDPDLVPPAAVAAEVP; encoded by the coding sequence GTGACCAGAAGTGCCAACGAGACCGAACTCGGGCGGAAACGCCGGGCCCGGCGGATCGGACGGGTGCTTACCGAGACCCATCCCGACGCCCACTGCGAGCTGGACCACTCCAACCCGCTGGAACTCGCCGTGGCCACCATCCTGTCCGCCCAGTGCACGGACAAGAAGGTCAACGAGGTCACCCCGAAGCTCTTCGCCCGCTATCCGAGCGCCGTCGACTACGCCGGGGCGGACCGGACGGAGCTGGAGGAGCTGATCCGACCGACCGGCTTCTACCGGAACAAGACCGACTCGTTGATCAAGCTCGGTCGGGCTCTCGTCGAGCGGTACGACGGCCAGGTGCCGGGGCGCCTCACCGAGCTGGTCACCCTCCCCGGCATCGGCCGCAAGACCGCCAACGTCATCCTCGGCAACGCCTTCGACGTGCCCGGCATCACCGTCGACACCCACTTCCAGCGGCTGGTCGGGCGCTGGGGGCTGACCACCGAGACCGATCCGGTCAAGATCGAACACGCCGTCGGCGCGCTCTACGAACGGCGCGACTGGACGATGCTGTCGCACCGGATCATCTTCCACGGCCGGCGGGTCTGCCACGCCCGCAAGCCGGCCTGCGGCGCCTGCACGCTGACGAAGCTCTGCCCGGCGTACGGCACCGGGCCGACCGATCCGGCGCTGGCGGTCAAGCTGCTCAAGGGGCCCCGGGCCCGGGACCTCGCGGTGGCCGCCGGGGTCGATCCCGATCTGGTGCCACCGGCAGCGGTCGCGGCGGAGGTGCCGTGA
- a CDS encoding CapA family protein translates to MSAAALPRTRPRRRLALGVALAALLAVAGCSTPEPSAVWEPAPSSAKGASGKPGPGGSPADEEKVISLSATGDIIMGNAPSRLPANGGKGFFDSVKGALKADVVMGNLEEPLTVDTGTGKCGPNSTRCFQFRAPPEYAAHLRDAGFDLLNQANNHGYDFGPKGYENTQQALEEHELAHTGAPDQITVVEAKGVKVAVAGFSSYAWSNSLVDIEAAAKVVKKAATMADLVVVQVHMGAEGAAMTRTRPGTEMFLGENRGDPIKFSRTMVEAGADLVVGHGPHVLRGMEFHQGRLIAYSLGNFAGGGNTLNNSGRLGWGGVLKVSLKPDGTWAGGKLTSTYMNGAGKPTMDPDDRGLGLVRELNRLDFPKTGARLDDEGRISAPDRG, encoded by the coding sequence ATGTCCGCCGCCGCCCTGCCCCGAACCCGTCCGCGCCGCCGCCTCGCCCTCGGCGTGGCCCTGGCCGCGCTGCTCGCCGTCGCCGGCTGCTCGACCCCTGAGCCCAGCGCCGTCTGGGAGCCCGCGCCCAGCAGCGCCAAGGGCGCCAGCGGCAAACCCGGTCCGGGTGGCTCCCCGGCCGACGAGGAGAAGGTGATCTCGCTCTCCGCCACCGGTGACATCATCATGGGCAACGCGCCGTCCCGGCTGCCCGCCAACGGCGGGAAGGGCTTCTTCGACTCGGTCAAGGGTGCCCTCAAGGCCGACGTGGTGATGGGCAACCTGGAGGAGCCGCTCACCGTCGACACCGGCACCGGCAAGTGCGGCCCCAACTCGACGCGCTGTTTCCAGTTCCGGGCCCCACCGGAGTACGCCGCGCATCTGCGCGACGCCGGGTTCGACCTGCTCAACCAGGCAAACAACCACGGCTACGACTTCGGCCCGAAGGGCTACGAGAACACCCAGCAGGCGCTGGAGGAGCACGAGCTGGCGCACACCGGCGCACCGGACCAGATCACCGTGGTCGAGGCGAAGGGCGTCAAGGTCGCGGTCGCCGGCTTCTCGTCGTACGCCTGGTCCAACAGCCTGGTCGACATCGAGGCGGCGGCGAAGGTGGTCAAGAAGGCGGCGACCATGGCCGACCTGGTCGTGGTGCAGGTGCACATGGGTGCCGAGGGCGCCGCCATGACCCGGACCCGACCGGGCACCGAGATGTTCCTCGGCGAGAACCGGGGCGACCCGATCAAGTTCTCCCGGACCATGGTCGAGGCCGGGGCGGACCTGGTGGTCGGGCACGGCCCGCACGTGCTGCGGGGGATGGAGTTCCACCAGGGCCGGCTCATCGCCTACAGCCTGGGCAACTTCGCCGGGGGCGGCAACACCCTGAACAACTCCGGCCGGCTGGGTTGGGGCGGGGTGCTCAAGGTGTCGCTCAAGCCGGACGGGACCTGGGCCGGCGGGAAGCTGACCTCCACGTACATGAACGGGGCCGGCAAGCCGACGATGGACCCGGACGACCGGGGTCTCGGGCTGGTCCGGGAGTTGAACCGGCTGGACTTCCCGAAGACCGGGGCCCGCCTCGACGACGAGGGCCGGATCTCCGCACCCGACCGGGGCTGA